In Fusarium oxysporum Fo47 chromosome XII, complete sequence, one DNA window encodes the following:
- a CDS encoding putative oxidoreductase CipA-like protein, with product MSGQAQGRKIAIIGSSGHVGRPTIEGLLAQGIHAITAVQRIEATSTFPPEVMVKSGDLKDESFLTSAFQGQDVVVLMPPLPQLVTLQEPAVRAAAKAGVPCILPAEFGPDPFATRLIEENQLLQDKNGAAGKVNTSSVAQTGQATAAVLSLPGQDLSRYKNKAFYVRSFHRTQKELLQAVQKATGTADQDWKIGYQDVNDALKDCDDKIQQKDATAPFVKFFLTHFWEGSGGDFESKVDASEVKKLHEIGLQEEAVDDVPKRTVS from the exons ATGTCAGGCCAAGCACAGGGACGGAAAATTGCCATTATCGGCTCCAGCGGTCACGTTGGACGACCGACTATCGAGGGCCTTCTCGCACAAGGCATTCACGCCATTACTGCTGTTCAGCGAATCGAGGCAACAAGCACATTTCCACCTGAAGTCATGGTCAAATCTGGAGATCTGAAGGATGAGTCCTTCTTGACGAGCGCCTTTCAAGGACAAGATGTTGTGGTGCTCATGCCGCCTCTCCCTCAACTTGTCACTCTGCAAGAGCCAGCAGTccgagcagcagcaaaagctgGAGTTCCATGTATCCTCCCCGCGGAATTTGGCCCAGACCCTTTTGCGACCAGGCTCATAGAGGAGAACCAATTGCTGCAAGACAAGAA TGGAGCCGCTGGCAAGGTCAACACGTCGAGTGTTGCACAGACTGGTCAGGCTACAGCTGCAGTATTGAGCCTCCCAGGACAGGACTTGTCCCGGTATAAGAACAAGGCTTTCTATGTCCGATCATTCCATCGAACCCAGAAGGAACTTCTACAAGCAGTTCAAAAGGCAACAGGGACGGCGGACCAAGACTGGAAGATAGGCTACCAAGATGTGAATGATGCACTGAAGGATTGTGACGACAAGATTCAGCAGAAAGATGCCACTGCCCCATTTGTCAAGTTCTTTCTTACTCATTTCTGGGAGGGGAGTGGAGGAGATTTTGAAAGCAAGGTCGATGCCAGTGAGGTGAAGAAGCTGCACGAAATCGGGCTTCAGGAGGAGGCTGTCGACGATGTGCCCAAAAGGACTGTGTCATAA
- a CDS encoding HAD-like domain-containing protein has translation MSQPTKIKAVFFDFMGTCLDWHRSVVQALPPAIPEAEASKLALEWRRRYFIANSERLAQKLEPEDIDDTLIRVLDNVLEDSPEHKRHFDAPIKEQLITAWHSQPAWPEVRKAIQSIRDDLGLEVFVHANGTTRLQLDLTRFAGLNFNMLFSSQLLGTYKPDPEAYNKALRLVKLKPEEVVLVAAHAYDLRGAQNVGIKTIYIHRWTDDVDEDMEKVKGEFGAFLEGMEELPATIERMQS, from the coding sequence ATGTCGCAACCAACAAAGATAAAAGCAGTCTTCTTTGACTTCATGGGGACATGTCTTGATTGGCACAGGAGTGTCGTGCAGGCTCTACCTCCCGCCATTCCTGAAGCCGAAGCTTCCAAACTCGCTCTCGAATGGCGGAGACGTTacttcatcgccaacagcGAGCGCCTTGCTCAAAAGCTTGAACCTGAAGACATAGATGACACGCTCATTCGCGTGCTTGACAACGTACTGGAAGACTCACCAGAGCATAAGCGACATTTCGATGCGCCAATCAAAGAACAGTTGATTACTGCTTGGCATTCTCAACCAGCTTGGCCAGAAGTTCGAAAGGCAATTCAGTCGATCCGAGACGATCTTGGTCTGGAAGTCTTTGTTCACGCCAATGGTACAACACGTCTGCAGCTAGACCTAACTCGCTTCGCTGGGCTCAATTTCAATATGCTCTTCTCCAGCCAACTGTTGGGGACGTACAAGCCAGATCCCGAGGCGTACAACAAGGCGTTGCGACTCGTCAAGCTCAAACCTGAAGAAGTTGTGTTGGTTGCGGCTCACGCATACGATCTGAGAGGAGCTCAAAATGTTGGAATCAAGACGATTTACATTCATCGTTGGAcggatgatgttgatgaggatatgGAGAAGGTGAAGGGAGAGTTTGGTGCTTTCCTGGAGGGGATGGAGGAGTTGCCTGCCACAATTGAGAGAATGCAATCTTGA
- a CDS encoding Metallo-dependent phosphatase-like protein, translating into MNMIRNTVGLALLAALGYATDVNNTDLEPLRFTKNGTFQIAIFSDMHFGQYESSTGPEQDRNSVEVIRKVLDYDRPDLVVLNGDLINGDSTFAHNSTHYVDMIVEPIVNRSLTWASTYGNHDHNYNIAGDDILKREQLFPGARTQKMVNKKLSGTTNYYLPVYPSDCTNTSDCSPNLILWFFDSRGGNYYQGSYQPNWVDQSVVDWFNETSIELNDKYNKTLPSLAFVHVPVNATVALQTEIGIRKNYQPGINEDPPVFQQGAGWCENADPNETCDYGGQDVPFMEALVTVPGVIGLFSGHDHGNTWCYRWDRKLEGMTVEGNGIHLCYGQHSGYGGYGDWIRGAREIVVTEDMLEKGDVESYIRLESGDVVGRVTLNSTYNDDYYPATPNTMTYMSEALSGSSSADESAAGSVLSGSELMAAVGGSLIAIAWLCF; encoded by the exons ATGAATATGATACGGAATACTGTTGGCTTAGCTTTATTAGCTGCTCTTGGCTATGCTACCGATGTCAACAACACCGATCTCGAGCCATTGCGGTTTACCAAGAATGGTACTTTTCAgatcgccatcttctccgaTATGCATTTTGGACAAT ACGAGTCGTCAACAGGTCCTGAGCAGGATCGCAATTCTGTTGAAGTGATCCGCAAAGTCCTCGACTACGACAGACCTGATCTTGTCGTTCTCAACGGCGATCTCATCAATGGAGACTCAACATTTGCTCACAACAGTACGCATTACGTTGACATGATTGTTGAGCCAATCGTCAACCGCAGTTTGACCTGGGCATCTACATATGGCAACCATGATCATAACTACAATATCGCTGGCGATGATATCCTCAAGCGTGAACAACTATTCCCTGGAGCACGCACGCAGAAAATGGTTAACAAGAAGTTATCTGGCACAACAAATTACTATCTGCCTGTTTACCCCTCGGACTGCACCAATACTAGCGATTGCAGCCCCAATCTCATTTTATGGTTCTTCGATAGTCGCGGCGGTAATTACTATCAGGGATCTTATCAACCAAACTGGGTTGACCAGAGCGTTGTGGATTGGTTCAATGAAACAAGCATCGAATTGAACGACAAGTACAACAAAACCCTTCCATCACTCGCATTCGTCCACGTCCCTGTCAACGCCACAGTTGCACTCCAAACAGAGATTGGCATCCGAAAGAACTACCAGCCAGGCATCAATGAGGATCCTCCGGTGTTTCAGCAAGGAGCAGGATGGTGTGAGAACGCAGATCCCAATGAGACCTGTGATTACGGAGGCCAGGACGTGCCGTTTATGGAGGCTCTGGTCACCGTTCCTGGAGTCATCGGATTGTTTTCTGGTCATGATCACGGAAATACGTGGTGTTATCGCTGGGATAGGAAACTCGAAGGAATGACTGTCGAAGGTAATGGTATCCACCTGTGCTATGGACAGCACTCTGGGTACGGTGGTTACGGCGATTGGATTCGTGGTGCACGAGAAATCGTTGTCACGGAGGATATGCTGGAGAAGGGCGACGTGGAGTCCTACATTCGTCTTGAATCTGGCGATGTTGTTGGGCGGGTGACGTTAAACTCGACTTACAACGACGACTATTATCCTGCTACGCCGAACACCATGACCTATATGTCGGAGGCCTTGAGTGGTAGTAGTAGCGCTGATGAAAGTGCTGCGGGGAGCGTTTTGTCAGGGTCTGAACTTATGGCGGCTGTTGGAGGTTCATTGATTGCGATTGCTTGGCTGTGcttttga
- a CDS encoding major facilitator superfamily domain-containing protein, producing MATQRSSLGQKAGWLYHESGISAVYHAGRDAWLLILSRTCRMFAFKAVTLTIAQFFSELGFSDFRIGLFMSLTLLGDVVLGLVVTLMADGLGRRRVLVAGGFLMAVSGAIFSVFENFWILLFAAVVGVVSASGSDFGPFRAIEESMLSHITTPKTRADVLAWYITSSSLGAAGGAALAGRFVENMTKREGWNLVRAYHATFWVYILMGALNVLFAFVMSNKTEAHHDDSSEASDELAEGLLRESMEEEEDARRRRQSMTSNPHEPASRFSSVSSGTRSVMHRLWFLLTIDSLADGMVSESLTTYFLDHKFSPSKTTLGNIFSSAQVLATVSTVFAGPLSRHLGLINTMVFTHLPSSVSVLFFPLPSGLVVTVILLFIRMGLNNMDQAPRAAFIAAVVKPEERTAVMGITSTLRTLAMATGPSLTGGLAESGRFWIAFMVGGILRIMYDLGLWFMFVNMRLHSHETHHEESVPRGQSIDEEDVEMLRQSIESDSSQEHRK from the coding sequence ATGGCCACGCAACGATCTTCGCTCGGTCAAAAAGCTGGTTGGCTGTACCACGAGTCTGGAATCTCAGCTGTGTATCATGCTGGTAGAGATGCCTGGCTACTTATTCTCTCACGGACATGTCGCATGTTTGCGTTCAAGGCTGTTACGCTTACGATAGCGCAGTTCTTTTCGGAATTGGGTTTTTCTGATTTCAGGATCGGCTTGTTCATGAGTTTGACGCTGTTGGGTGATGTTGTGCTCGGTTTGGTTGTAACGCTCATGGCCGATGGGCTTGGTCGACGGAGGGTATTGGTTGCGGGTGGCTTTTTGATGGCTGTCTCAGGTGCGATATTCTCGGTCTTCGAGAACTTTTGGATTCTTCTATTCGCTGCTGTCGTCGGCGTCGTCAGTGCGAGCGGAAGCGACTTTGGTCCGTTCCGAGCCATTGAGGAGTCTATGCTGTCTCACATCACGACTCCGAAAACGAGAGCTgatgtcttggcttggtaCATCACCAGTTCGAGTCTCGGCGCTGCAGGGGGTGCGGCATTGGCAGGGAGATTTGTCGAAAACATGACCAAACGAGAGGGATGGAATCTCGTGAGAGCATACCACGCGACCTTCTGGGTGTACATCCTGATGGGTGCACTGAATGTCTTGTTCGCGTTTGTCATGAGTAACAAGACGGAAGCCCATCACGATGACTCTTCAGAAGCTTCCGACGAACTAGCTGAAGGACTTCTGCGCGAGTCgatggaggaagaggaagatgctcGGAGGAGAAGACAGTCGATGACATCAAATCCTCATGAGCCAGCGAGTCGCTTTTCAAGCGTTTCTTCCGGTACCAGGTCTGTCATGCACCGGTTATGGTTTCTCCTGACCATCGATTCTCTGGCCGATGGAATGGTTTCGGAATCTCTGACGACTTACTTCCTCGATCACAAGTTTTCACCATCCAAGACTACACTAGGGAATATCTTCTCATCTGCCCAGGTCTTGGCAACCGTCTCAACAGTCTTTGCGGGGCCTCTGTCTCGTCACCTGGGTcttatcaacaccatggtGTTCACTCATCTACCGTCTTCAGTTTCGGTTCTGTTCTTCCCTTTACCAAGTGGTCTCGTTGTCACAGTCATACTCCTCTTCATTCGTATGGGCCTCAACAACATGGATCAAGCACCTAGGGCAGCATTCATCGCGGCTGTTGTCAAGCCTGAAGAGCGCACTGCTGTCATGGGAATCACCTCGACACTTCGAACTTTGGCTATGGCTACTGGTCCTTCGTTGACTGGAGGACTTGCTGAATCTGGAAGATTTTGGATTGCCTTCATGGTTGGCGGCATCTTGCGAATCATGTATGACTTGGGTCTCTGGTTCATGTTTGTGAACATGAGATTGCATAGCCATGAGACTCATCATGAGGAGTCAGTGCCAAGAGGGCAGTCtattgatgaagaggatgtgGAGATGTTGCGGCAGTCGATCGAGAGTGACAGTTCCCAGGAGCATCGAAAGTGA
- a CDS encoding necrosis inducing protein, translating to MQNKLITAAALLSAMASVQASPVSISKRDVLTALPGGASDIENKFQPALDFDSDGCYQTAAIDPDGNLNPGHGATGTPQGDCRDPPQLDNSNTYSRKRCNNGFCAIMYETYYEKDQAVGGSFLGGHRHDWENIVVFTQGDNVVRVAPSCHGKYDGASNEFPSDGSTPLLVYHKDGAGTHCYRFANDDDQANPENPTGSFFKAPLVGWDNWPDVGLRDKMLQNWNGGVGPKLDDEFGDSLKAAAGDGVQGFDPYKDE from the exons ATGcagaacaagctcatcaccgCCGCCGCCCTCCTGAGTGCCATGGCATCAGTCCAGGCATCTCCCGTTTCTATTTCCAAGCGAGACGTTCTCACAGCCCTTCCTGGAGGCGCTTCTGACATCGAGAACAAGTTCCAGCCTGCTCTTGACTTCGACAGCGACGGCTGCTACCAGACCGCCGCCATTGACCCTGATGGCAACTTGAACCCTGGTCATGGAGCCACTGGTACTCCCCAGGGAGACTGTCGTGATCCTCCCCAGCTTGATAACAGCAACACCTATTCTCGCAAGCGCTGCAACAATGGCTTCTGTGCCATTAT GTATGAGACCTACTATGAGAAAGACCAAGCCGTTGGTGGCAGCTTTCTCGGAGGTCACCGCCACGACTGGGAGAACATCGTCGTTTTCACCCAAGGCGACAATGTCGTCCGCGTCGCACCCTCCTGCCACGGCAAATACGACGGCGCCAGCAACGAGTTCCCCAGCGACGGAAGCACCCCTCTTCTCGTTTATCACAAGGACGGTGCCGGAACTCACTGCTACCGCTTTGCCAACGACGATGACCAGGCCAACCCCGAAAACCCTACTGGTTCTTTCTTCAAAGCTCCTCTTGTTGGTTGGGACAACTGGCCTGACGTTGGTCTGCGAGACAAGATGTTGCAGAACTGGAATGGTGGTGTTGGACCTAAGCTGgatgatgagtttggtgATTCGCTCAAGGCGgctgctggtgatggtgttcAGGGCTTCGATCCTTACAAGGACGAGTAA
- a CDS encoding pyridoxal phosphate-dependent transferase, producing the protein MNSFDPPDQGAELDSLSSSFQAAFDRVFQTTQKVSEDPLLRVAQGTEVSQLKAISTPGDAHSVQAAIEDVFTISDYRMRTNHPKCFSFIPSPASPLSWIGDCLSSAFNSFAGSRLQGSGVAIVEQTLLQWLSAKVGLPDTSGGIFVSGGSMANMSGMVLARECILDPDTEHLGVAYLSDQTHHSVKKALRIIGIKRSQIRSVPTSGSFQMDVTTLKDAIKTDREAGLKPFVIVATCGTTNTGSIDPLEALAQVRDEEKIWLHIDGAYGASASLAATRSSVANGLGLADSISWDAHKWLFQTYSCSLILVRNKINLVKVFNNDGDYLRDALDDEEIPNFWNLGMELTRPSRALKLWFTLRVLGVERFGTMIDHGFHLAEIAEAEILKLSDWEITSRASMAIVTFRYAPKEKTEEELDELNAAISKHLVENNVGLILTTKLRGRIVLRICSISPVLGGGEMVEVIQQTNKVAQLISKQRSQ; encoded by the coding sequence ATGAACTCTTTTGATCCTCCAGACCAAGGTGCAGAGCTAGACTCTCTGAGCTCTTCCTTCCAAGCCGCATTTGATCGGGTCTTCCAGACTACCCAGAAGGTCAGCGAAGACCCTCTCTTGCGAGTAGCCCAAGGAACGGAGGTTTCTCAACTCAAAGCAATCAGCACTCCTGGCGATGCTCATTCTGTGCAGGCAGCCATTGAAGATGTATTCACCATCTCTGACTATCGAATGCGAACGAACCATCCCAAATGTTTTAGCTTTATTCCATCACCTGCCTCGCCACTTTCTTGGATAGGAGATTGCCTGTCGAGCGCTTTCAACTCCTTTGCTGGATCGAGACTGCAGGGCTCTGGTGTGGCTATTGTTGAGCAGACGCTGCTGCAGTGGCTCTCGGCCAAAGTTGGACTTCCAGATACGTCTGGAGGAATCTTTGTCTCAGGGGGCTCCATGGCAAACATGAGCGGCATGGTGCTGGCAAGAGAATGCATATTGGATCCCGATACTGAACATCTGGGCGTCGCGTATCTCTCTGATCAGACACACCATTCTGTCAAGAAGGCTCTTCGCATTATTGGTATCAAAAGAAGTCAAATACGTTCTGTTCCTACGAGCGGATCCTTTCAGATGGATGTGACCACTTTGAAAGATGCCATCAAAACGGACCGCGAAGCAGGACTGAAGCCTTTTGTCATCGTCGCCACATGCGGGACAACAAACACTGGAAGCATCGATCCATTGGAGGCGCTTGCCCAGGTACgcgatgaagagaagatctGGCTTCATATCGATGGTGCGTACGGCGCGTCAGCTTCCCTTGCTGCAACTCGAAGCTCTGTCGCCAACGGTCTTGGGCTGGCAGACAGTATTTCCTGGGATGCACACAAATGGCTGTTTCAGACATATAGCTGTAGCCTCATCCTTGTGAGAAACAAGATCAACTTGGTCAAAGTTTTTAACAACGACGGCGACTATCTTCGCGATGCGCTCGATGACGAAGAGATACCCAACTTTTGGAACCTTGGCATGGAACTAACGCGCCCCTCACGAGCGCTGAAACTATGGTTCACCCTACGAGTGCTCGGTGTGGAAAGATTTGGGACGATGATCGATCATGGGTTTCATCTTGCTGAAATTGCTGAGGCCGAGATTTTAAAGTTGTCGGATTGGGAAATTACAAGTCGAGCGAGTATGGCGATCGTGACCTTCCGATATGCACCTAAGGAAAAgactgaggaggagttggatgAATTAAATGCTGCGATCTCAAAGCATTTGGTGGAAAACAATGTTGGATTGATTTTGACTACAAAGCTACGAGGGAGAATCGTTCTGAGGATCTGCTCTATCAGCCCGGTGCTAGGCGGGGGCGAAATGGTGGAGGTTATTCAGCAGACTAACAAGGTTGCACAGCTCATTTCTAAACAGCGCAGTCAATAA
- a CDS encoding mannosyltransferase putative-domain-containing protein: MLRSWRDDASKSGKWVSVVTARHRLVKILGVFICFICALTLWEFWADLSVAYKRVSSPSLTQTQSDSSTPPNPNPISTSRPQFTGPTEQTTKFWENLVEEFYAAEPHGDKIKPPNSLSRDKFDPHGSEAQTHTDWLEVSDEEVESLKENHARFVQSLRHLAPKVPFKRNTKGIVITAKGSAVGVAATAVRMLRHVGSRLPVQLFLDSATEAEHEQCNKTLSSLQVQCLNMDDFLKLPDTTSIKQPTIEKYQYKPLSIIFSSFQDILFLDSDAFPIRNPDHLLTVEPYKSRGLVTWPDFWLPTISPLFYKIAGAKAPNVTIDSRSSESGVMLYNKTKHADSLLLAAYYNFYGPRFYYQLHSQGAWGSGDKETFMQSALVLGNPYWQVTKPAALITDEKINWGSGIWQADPEQDWKLQTQKGRNQTIVSTRKQKLRITEDEVNITSTMFAHLNRVKFDTRHPSQVLEDLVPERPDGTLSRLWGDDVDKIKDVAGYDLEKAIWEEAIKANCDRELMEECDRIRKYYEATF; this comes from the coding sequence ATGCTCCGGTCTTGGCGCGATGACGCCTCCAAAAGCGGGAAATGGGTCAGCGTCGTAACCGCGCGCCATCGCCTCGTCAAAATTCTTGGCGTTTTCATCTGTTTCATCTGCGCTCTCACGCTTTGGGAATTCTGGGCAGATCTCTCAGTCGCGTACAAAAGAGTCTCCTCACCAAGCCTCACCCAAACTCAATCCGACTCTTCAACCCCGCCAAATCCAAACCCCATCTCTACGAGCAGGCCTCAATTTACTGGACCGACTGAGCAGACAACGAAATTCTGGGAGAACCTCGTTGAGGAATTTTATGCGGCGGAACCTCATGGTGATAAGATCAAACCGCCTAATTCTCTATCGCGCGACAAGTTTGATCCCCATGGCTCAGAGGCGCAGACACACACGGACTGGTTGGAGGTATCTGATGAGGAAGTCGAGTCATTGAAAGAGAATCATGCAAGGTTTGTGCAAAGTCTTCGACACTTGGCTCCAAAAGTTCCTTTCAAACGCAACACCAAGGGCATTGTCATCACTGCCAAAGGATCAGCAGTTGGCGTTGCAGCGACAGCCGTGCGGATGCTACGACATGTTGGATCACGTTTACCCGTCCAGCTGTTTCTTGACTCGGCAACCGAAGCGGAGCATGAACAGTGCAACAAGACACTTTCCAGTTTGCAGGTGCAATGCTTGAACATGGACGATTTCCTCAAGTTGCCTGATACGACATCCATTAAGCAACCAACGATTGAAAAGTATCAGTACAAGCCTTTGTCGATTATCTTCTCCAGCTTTCAAGACATCTTATTTCTCGACTCCGATGCCTTTCCTATTCGAAACCCAGATCACCTCCTCACCGTGGAACCGTATAAGAGTCGCGGACTTGTGACCTGGCCCGACTTTTGGCTGCCAACTATATCGCCTCTCTTCTACAAGATCGCCGGAGCCAAGGCTCCCAACGTTACTATCGACTCCAGAAGTTCAGAGTCTGGAGTCATGTTATACAACAAAACGAAGCATGCAGACAGCCTCTTGCTCGCGGCATACTACAACTTTTATGGGCCAAGGTTCTACTATCAACTTCATTCGCAGGGTGCTTGGGGATCAGGCGACAAGGAGACTTTCATGCAGAGCGCATTGGTTCTAGGCAACCCCTACTGGCAGGTCACCAAGCCAGCTGCGCTAATTACCGATGAGAAAATCAACTGGGGGAGCGGTATCTGGCAGGCTGATCCTGAGCAAGACTGGAAGCTACAAACACAGAAAGGACGAAATCAAACAATCGTATCTACAAGGAAACAAAAGCTAAGGATAACCGAGGACGAAGTCAACATTACGAGTACAATGTTTGCCCATCTCAACAGAGTCAAATTCGATACTAGGCATCCAAGTCAGGTACTGGAAGACCTAGTACCTGAGCGTCCTGACGGGACTCTATCGCGACTTTGGGGAGACGATGtggacaagatcaaagacgTTGCTGGATACGATCTTGAAAAGGCCATATGGGAGGAGGCCATCAAGGCTAATTGTGACCGAGAGTTGATGGAGGAATGTGACAGGATACGAAAGTATTACGAGGCAACGTTTTAG
- a CDS encoding ribonuclease T2-like protein — protein sequence MTFIKALIPLALYLAGVQAKSCSAGGKPTAEFCSKDLPLSCHNTTAVEDTCCFIPAGQLLQTQFWDSDPVAGPHDSWTIHGLWPDYCDGTYPQFCDKSREYTNIKDLVTKFLGKKTVSYMDKYWVSQDGNDESLWEHEFNKHGTCISTLEPSCYTNYETGAEAADYVKKTISLFKTLPTYKWLAEAGIKPSKTKTYTADEIVDALAEHHGARVTIGCSNGSLSEVWYHFNVKGSLQDGQFVSSEPDGSKSSCPDSGIKYAPKK from the exons ATGACGTTCATCAAGGCCCTTATTCCCCTTGCGCTTTACCTTGCTGGAGTGCAGGCAAAGTCTTGCTCTGCTGGTGGTAAGCCCACTGCTGAGTTTTGCTCGAAGGATCTTCCTCTGTCATGTCACAACACTACCGCTGTTGAAGACACTTGCTGCTTCATCCCCGCtggccagcttcttcagaCTCAGTTCTGGGATAGCGACCCCGTAGCAGGACCTCATG ACTCATGGACCATTCACGGTCTCTGGCCTGATTACTGCGATGGCACATATCCCCAGTTTTGCGACAAGTCCCGCGAGtacaccaacatcaaggacCTCGTAACCAAGTTCCTCGGCAAAAAGACCGTGTCCTACATGGACAAGTACTGGGTCAGCCAAGACGGCAATGACGAATCTCTCTGGGAGCACGAGTTCAACAAGCACGGCACATGCATCAGCACCCTTGAGCCAAGCTGCTACACCAACTACGAGACCGGCGCTGAAGCCGCCGATTACGTCAAGAAGACCATCTCACTGTTCAAGACCCTTCCTACCTACAAGTGGCTCGCTGAGGCTGGCATCAAGCcttccaagaccaagacttACACTGCTGATGAGATTGTGGATGCTTTGGCTGAACACCATGGTGCTCGTGTCACCATCGGATGCTCTAATGGCTCCTTGAGCGAGGTTTGGTACCATTTCAATGTAAAGGGCTCACTCCAGGATGGCCAGTTTGTGTCTAGTGAGCCTGATGGAAGCAAGAGCTCTTGCCCGGACAGCGGTATCAAGTATGCCCCTAAGAAGTAA